From Oryza sativa Japonica Group chromosome 4, ASM3414082v1, one genomic window encodes:
- the LOC136356168 gene encoding uncharacterized protein, with product MARMNPEEPTKENDENEHKNAQAANAILSALSGSEFNRVDGIESAKVIWDTLRNLHEGTDSVRESMVEILKGQFERFVMLDGESPSDMYDRLSKIVNEIKGLGSKDMTDEVVVKKMVQAITPRNSTLVTIIRERPDYKTLTPHDLLGRILAHDMLEQESKEVIQYINQTLTTSIKKENLALKAKEEEEQSRKSKSKAEIDDEEMALFVKKFDKFMKQSGFFKGSSSKHSSNKSSGRHSARLCYVCKEPGHFIADCPHIKDCPHFKKDNKKLEKKEKHKHSKHDRYGQTHLGMIFGSDSESSSSDEEGVATFAVKPSSPPRLFNYSSDEDAPICLMAKEPKVPSALKSFNVDLVSDEEEDVEDELFKSIAKESIPHLSELLGTIENQYSTLERQEELLIREKERSHELKSELAKEREK from the exons ATGGCAAGGATG AATCCCGAGGAACCCACCAAGGAGAACGACGAGAACGAGCACAAGAACGCTCAAGCCGCTAATGCAATTCTTAGCGCCTTGAGTGGAAGTGAGTTCAACCGTGTGGACGGCATTGAGAGTGCCAAAGTGATTTGGGACACGCTTCGGAATTTGCATGAAGGCACGGATAGTGTTCGCGAGTCCATGGTGGAGATTCTCAAGGGGCAATTTGAGCGGTTTGTGATGTTGGATGGTGAGAGCCCAAGCGACATGTATGATCGATTGAGCAAGATCGTTAATGAGATCAAGGGACTTGGCTCCAAGGACATGACCGATGAGGTTGTGGTCAAGAAGATGGTTCAGGCAATCACTCCAAGGAACTCTACCTTGGTGACCATCATTCGTGAGCGTCCGGACTACAAGACCCTCACACCTCATGACTTGCTCGGACGTATCCTTGCCCATGACATGCTCGAGCAAGAGTCCAAGGAGGTCATCCAATACATCAACCAAACCTTAACCACAAGCATCAAGAAGGAAAACTTGGCATTGAAggcgaaggaagaagaagaacagagtCGCAAAAGCAAGAGCAAGGCGGAGATCGATGATGAAGAGATGGCTCTCTTCGTCAAGAAGTTCGACAAGTTCATGAAGCAAAGCGGCTTCTTCAAGGGAAGTTCGTCCAAGCATTCCTCCAACAAGTCAAGTGGAAGACACTCCGCAAGGTTGTGCTATGTGTGCAAAGAGCCCGGGCACTTCATTGCGGATTGCCCCCACATCAAGGATTGCCCCCACTTCAAGAAAGACAATAAGAAGcttgagaagaaggagaagcacAAGCATAGCAAGCATGATCGCTATGGCCAAACTCACCTTGGGATGATCTTCGGCTCCGACTCCGAGTCAAGCTCAAGTGATGAAGAAGGAGTTGCCACGTTCGCCGTCAAACCTTCATCACCACCGAGACTCTTCAACTACTCAAGTGATGAGGATGCTCCCATTTGCCTCATGGCAAAGGAGCCTAAGGTACCCTCTGCCCTCAAGTCATTTAATGTTGATCTTGTtagtgatgaggaggaagatgtTGAGGATGAGTTGTTCAAATCCATAGCCAAGGAATCCATACCACACTTGAGTGAGTTGCTTGGGACAATTGAGAATCAATATTCAACTCTTGAGAGGCAAGAGGAATTGCTCATTCGTGAGAAAGAGCGGTCTCATGAACTCAAGAGTGAACTTgctaaggagagagaaaaatga